One stretch of Zerene cesonia ecotype Mississippi chromosome 20, Zerene_cesonia_1.1, whole genome shotgun sequence DNA includes these proteins:
- the LOC119835128 gene encoding mediator of RNA polymerase II transcription subunit 19, whose protein sequence is MMSDQFRKVEPYSPKSSPRGARSPVVSRQDSSGTLKTTISLGKNPSIVHSGPFYLMKEPPGECELTGATNLMAYYGLEHSYSKFNGKKLKESLSSFLPNLPGIVDGPGQEDNSTLGSVIAKRPIGGKELLPLTSAQLAGFRLHPGPLPEQYRYVSATPPKKHKSKHKKHKHKDGAPPGQDTPLQDSSNPDTYEKKHKKQKRHDDDKERKKRKKEKKRKKQKHSPEHGGLTPHQHPMP, encoded by the exons ATGATGTCTGATCAGTTTAGAAAAGTAGAACCATATTCACCAAAGTCCTCGCCCCGAGGAGCGAGGTCACCAGTTGTTTCTCGACAGGATTCTTCTGGTACCCTCAAGACTACGATCTCACTGGGCAAAAACCCGTCCATAGTACATAGTGGACCATTCTATTTGATGAAAGAACCTCCAG GAGAATGTGAATTAACTGGAGCGACAAATTTGATGGCGTATTATGGTCTTGAGCACTCATATAGTAAGTTTAATGggaaaaaattaaaggaatCACTCTCGTCCTTTTTACCTAATTTACCGGGCATTGTGGACGGGCCAGGGCAGGAGGACAATAGTACACTAGGATCTGTGATAGCTAAACGACCCATTGGTGGTAAGGAACTGTTACCATTGACAAGTGCACAACTGGCTGGCTTCAGATTGCACCCTGGTCCTCTGCCTGAGCAATACCGCTATGTGAGTGCCACACCACCAAAGAAACACAAgagtaaacataaaaaacataagcATAAAGATGGTGCACCTCCCGGCCAAGATACTCCATTACAAG ACTCTTCAAATCCAGACACATATGAGAAGAAGCACAAAAAGCAGAAGAGGCATGATGATGACAAAGAAAGGAAGAAacgtaaaaaagaaaagaaaaggaaaaagCAAAAGCACAGCCCCGAGCATGGTGGGCTCACACCACACCAGCATCCCATGCCTTAG